In Lotus japonicus ecotype B-129 chromosome 5, LjGifu_v1.2, one genomic interval encodes:
- the LOC130719321 gene encoding uncharacterized protein LOC130719321: MGNPQNNPYSNTYNPGWRNHPNFSWRDQDKSGNSRQYSNQRGYSQDQKPPSSQEQGSGKKSLEEIVGELAQATSKLQVSTDSFINESRNNFKNQEASIKNLENQVGQISKQLSERPPGMFPSNTVPNPRENISAVTLRSGKVMHEIEKKKDSEKHNSEAGNKSESEAISKEKDQSENMIVSENKEKKSPACCGKIPFPNALVKKNLEKQFSKFLEVFKKLQINIPFSEALEQMPTYAKFMKDILSRRRKLSEESETIMLTEECSAILQKKLPPKLKDPGSFTISVDIEGLTVGRALCDLGASINLMPLTMFERLDIGEATPTMISLQLADRSLKTPYGIVEDVLVRVDKFVFPVEFVVLDMEEDTRVPLILGRPFLATGRALIDIELGTMDLRVADERVTFSV, translated from the coding sequence ATGGGTAATCCTCAAAACAACCCTTACTCAAATACCTACAATCCGGgttggaggaatcaccctaacTTCTCATGGAGAGATCAAGACAAGTCTGGAAATTCGAGGCAGTACTCTAATCAAAGGGGTTATAGTCAAGATCAAAAACCTCCGTCCTCTCAAGAGCAAGGAAGTGGAAAGAAGAGCTTGGAAGAGATTGTGGGAGAACTGGCACAAGCTACTAGCAAGCTTCAGGTGTCCACAGATAGCTTCATCAATGAGTCCAGAAATAACTTTAAGAATCAGGAGGCTTCGATCAAAAATTTGGAGAATCAGGTCGGTCAAATTTCCAAACAGTTATCTGAGAGACCTCCAGGTATGTTTCCTAGTAACACTGTGCCTAATCCAAGGGAGAATATTTCTGCTGTTACTCTAAGAAGTGGAAAAGTTATGcatgaaattgaaaagaaaaaagatagtGAAAAGCATAACAGTGAGGCTGGTAATAAAAGTGAATCTGAAGCAATAAGTAAGGAAAAAGATCAGAGTGAAAATATGATAGTAAGTgagaataaagaaaagaaaagtcctGCTTGTTGTGGCAAAATTCCTTTTCCCAATGCTTTAGTAAAAAAGAATTTggaaaaacagttttcaaaatttttagAAGTTTTTAAGAAGCTTCAAATTAACATTCCTTTTTCTGAAGCATTGGAGCAAATGCCCActtatgctaagtttatgaaagACATTTTGTCAAGGAGAAGGAAGTTAAGTGAGGAGAGTGAAACTATAATGTTAACTGAGGAATGCAGTGCTATTCTGCAAAAGAAGCTTCCTCCTAAATTAAAAGATCCTGGTAGCTTCACAATATCTGTTGACATAGAAGGTCTAACTGTAGGAAGAGCTTTGTGTGATCTAGGTGCTAGCATTAATTTGATGCCTTTGACCATGTTTGAACGGTTAGATATAGGAGAAGCCACCCCTACTATGATTTCTCTCCAATTAGCTGATAGGTCACTTAAGACACCCTATGGAATAGTGGAGGATGTATTAGTGCGAGTTGATAAATTTGTTTTCCCTGTGGAGTTTGTGGTGTTAGATATGGAAGAAGACACTAGGGTCCCTCTCATTTTAGGTAGACCATTCCTAGCTACTGGGAGAGCGTTAATAGATATAGAATTGGGGACCATGGACCTTAGAGTAGCTGATGAGAGAGTGACATTTTCTGTGTGA